A single window of Nicotiana sylvestris chromosome 3, ASM39365v2, whole genome shotgun sequence DNA harbors:
- the LOC138888351 gene encoding uncharacterized protein, with product MGDTTSNESKFTPRASSHLFLHPSDVPGTSLVGVLFSGTGFGGWKRSIIVSLSARNKITFIDGTLHRPPINSPECKQWDRVNNMVISWLTSSLSPEIAENVQYSETVERALDIASYFHKLKKLWDELIVMSSNHAKSCNCAAEPGLE from the exons ATGGGTGATACTACTAGTAATGAGTCTAAATTTACTCCTCGTGCTTCAAGTCATCTATTCCTTCATCCTAGTGATGTCCCTGGTACATCACTGGTTGGTGTTCTTTTCTCAGGTACTGGATTTGGAGGTTGGAAAAGGAGCATTATCGTGTCTCTTTCAGCTAGAAATAAGATAACTTTTATCGATGGAACTCTCCATAGGCCTCCTATTAATTCACCCGAGTGCAAACAATGGGATAGGGTGAACAACATGGTAATTTCCTGGTTGACAAGCTCACTCTCCCctgaaattgcagaaaatgttCAATATTCGGAGACTGTTGAGA GGGCTCTTGATATTGCATCTTATTTTCACAAGTTGAAGAAGCTTTGGGATGAACTGATAGTCATGTCTTCCAATCATGCAAAAAGTTGTAATTGTGCTGCTGAGCCTGGTCTAGAGTAG
- the LOC104220433 gene encoding protein SIEVE ELEMENT OCCLUSION B-like produces the protein MASRALVPAAHHGKPAQPMARRERPVFSMSDDHAMSKKILDTHNPDGREVDVKIILHVVEEIFQHAYPARIDGMLHGTTDQHHEANIEALKLEEKASLAFDGILEGLAYIIHKVSCELTCKCSGGGDTHSTTMAILAMLSGYQWDAKLVLSLAAFAITYGEFWLVAQMFATHPLAKSVALLKQLPDTMEHHASLKSRFDAINELIKAILEVTKRIIEFKRLPSQYISEDQPPLSIAISHIPTAVYWTIKSIVACASQLTSLLGMNYEMIAATTSDTWEMSSSTHKLRNISDHLKAELERCYHHIQEKMHVEYYQMLVHLFETTQFDNMKINRGMIYIKDDLLPLEVGTTRTRASIEVLRRKTVLLLLSDLDASPEELLVLSHIYTESRARPELQYEIVWLPIVDRSRGWNEEQEMKFKELQAIMPWYTLHHPSLLEPAIVKFVKERWHFSKKMMLVTLDPQQGKVACPNAIHMAWIWGNLAYPFTISKEEALWSVESWRLELVVDGIDQNLIEWMTSGKFICLYGGEDIEWIRSFTKSAKSVAQRAGIDLLMMYVGKSNNKERVRRINSMVTAENLSYCLMDLTSVWYFWTRIESMFYSKMQLGKTIQEDKIMQEVLTMLSFDGSDQGWALISRGSFEMARAKSQIITKTLDDYTVWEEDAREKGFVPALIDYFLQLHTPQHCNRLILPGLDGDIPEMIVCAECGRPMERFFMYRCCTD, from the exons ATGGCAAGTCGTGCTTTGGTGCCAGCTGCTCATCATGGTAAGCCTGCGCAGCCAATGGCGAGGCGAGAACGCCCAGTATTCTCAATGTCTGATGATCATGCCATGTCCAAGAAAATTCTTGATACTCACAATCCTGATGGTCGCGAAGTTGATGTTAAAATCATCCTCCATGTCGTCGAGGAGATTTTTCAACATGCTTACCCTGCTCGCATTGATGGCATGCTACAT GGCACTACTGATCAGCACCATGAAGCCAACATTGAAGCATTGAAGTTAGAAGAAAAGGCATCACTTGCCTTTGATGGCATACTCGAAGGATTGGCTTATATCATACACAAAGTCTCTTGCGAG TTGACATGCAAGTGCTCAGGTGGAGGGGATACTCATTCGACAACAATGGCAATTTTAGCTATGCTCTCTGGCTACCAATGGGACGCAAAACTCGTGCTATCCTTAGCAGCATTTGCCATTACCTATGGTGAATTCTGGCTGGTGGCTCAGATGTTTGCTACTCATCCCTTGGCAAAATCTGTGGCTCTCTTGAAACAGCTACCAGATACTATGGAACACCATGCTTCCCTCAAGTCGCGATTTGATGCCATCAACGAACTTATCAAGGCCATTTTGGAAGTAACCAAACGCATAATTGAATTCAAGAGGCTTCCTTCTCAGTACATCTCTGAAGATCAACCACCTCTGTCTATTGCTATTTCCCACATTCCTACGGCTGTTTATTGGACCATTAAAAGTATTGTTGCTTGTGCCTCTCAACTTACTAGCCTTCTTGGAATGAACTATGA GATGATAGCAGCTACTACATCAGACACATGGGAAATGTCAAGCTCCACTCACAAGCTGAGAAACATAAGCGATCACCTCAAAGCTGAATTAGAGCGTTGCTATCATCATATTC AGGAGAAGATGCACGTTGAGTACTATCAGATGCTGGTGCACCTCTTTGAGACAACTCAATTCGACAACATGAAGATAAACAGGGGAATGATTTATATCAAGGATGATTTACTCCCACTTGAAGTAGGAACCACTCGCACGAGG GCTAGTATTGAGGTGCTTAGAAGAAAGACTGTTCTGCTTCTGCTGTCAGATCTTGACGCCAGCCCTGAAGAGCTGTTAGTACTGTCTCATATATACACTGAATCAAGGGCAAGGCCAGAACTTCAATACGAAATAGTGTGGCTTCCAATTGTGGATAGATCAAGGGGATGGAATGAAGAGCAGGAAATGAAATTTAAGGAGCTGCAAGCAATTATGCCGTGGTACACATTGCACCATCCTTCTTTGTTAGAGCCAGCAATCGTCAAGTTTGTCAAAGAAAGGTGGCATTTCTCTAAGAAAATGATGCTTGTAACCTTGGATCCACAACAGGGTAAAGTGGCCTGTCCAAATGCTATTCACATGGCTTGGATTTGGGGAAATTTGGCCTATCCCTTCACTATTTCCAAAGAGGAAGCTTTGTGGAGCGTTGAATCTTGGCGTCTTGAGCTAGTCGTCGATGGCATTGATCAGAATTTAATTGAATGG ATGACGAGTGGGAAGTTTATCTGTTTATATGGAGGAGAAGACATAGAATGGATCCGTAGTTTCACAAAATCAGCAAAAAGTGTAGCACAAAGAGCTGGGATTGATCTACTAATGATGTATGTTGGGAAGAGCAACAACAAGGAGCGAGTTCGAAGAATCAACAGCATGGTAACAGCAGAAAATCTGAGTTATTGTTTGATGGACTTAACATCAGTTTGGTACTTTTGGACAAGAATAGAGAGCATGTTTTATTCTAAAATGCAGCTTGGAAAGACAATCCAAGAAGATAAAATTATGCAAGAAGTGTTGACAATGCTGAGTTTTGATGGAAGTGATCAAGGTTGGGCACTTATAAGCAGAGGATCGTTCGAAATGGCACGAGCCAAAAGTCAGATAATCACCAAAACATTAGATGATTACACTGTTTGGGAGGAAGATGCTAGAGAAAAAGGATTTGTGCCCGCACTTATTGATTATTTTCTGCAATTGCACACTCCTCAGCACTGCAATCGCTTAATTCTACCCGGACTTGATGGGGATATTCCAGAAATGATAGTGTGTGCAGAATGTGGAAGGCCAATGGAGAGGTTTTTCATGTACCGTTGCTGCACTGATTGA